The Halostella limicola genome includes the window TCCTCGACGACGATGACCGACTCCTGCCCGGCAAACTCGAAGCACAGGTGCCGCGACTCCGATCGAATTCGGACGTGGGGGTCGCTTACTGCGGACTTCGATGGGAAGACGGACCAACAGTTCATCCCGACCCAACGGTCCGTGGCGATGTTCTCGAAGACGCTCTCCAGTTCTCGACCTCACCGGCGATGATGGGGACGATGTTGGTGGAACGATCCGTGCTCGAAGCGCTCCTCCCGTTCCCAAACCGTCATGGTGCCGACGATATCGGACTGAAGATCGAACTTGCCCGGCAGACCGACTTCGACTACGTCGACGAGGTATTGCTCGTTCGCGGACGCTCATCGAATTCTGTGGGGACGTCGTGGGACGCTATCGAGGGCCGGCACGAGATACTGTCGTCCTACGCCAACCTCTACGCCGAGTATCCCGACGCTTGGCGGCGTGCTCTCGCGGAAACATACTTAGTCTCTGGACAGTTCCGACTGAACGACCGTATCTGGTCACCGGCCGCTATTGCCGATTTCGCTCGGGCACTGTACCACGCTCCCGGACTCCCACCAGTGTATCTCGGGTCGTTGATAGCTGCGTTGTTTGGCCGAGGTGTCTATCGTCGTTCCCGTTCGTTGTACTCCTCGATTGCCTTGGGCGACGAGCGTGCCGGAAAGACGATGTAATATTATCTTATTTATTACTAAAAAACACACCAATAAGTGGTCTATCGATGCAGTTCAGACATATGAATACCGTATCTGCCCGTCAACCGTGGTCGTTTAGCGAGGAGGGGCTTCCATGAAAAAAGTATCGACGGTACGTGAGGTGTTCGGGTTCCTGCGAGAGCGGAAAAAGTACTGGCTCGGACCGCTCATCGTGATGCTCGCCCTGTTCGGTGCGCTTATCGTCGCGGGGGAGACGTCCGGTCTTGGGCCGTTAGTCTACCCGTTCTTCTAACGATGGCGGGAGTACACCCGGACCAAGAACGAGAGAGGCAGGCTGGAACCGAAAGCGACCCTGAGGGAGAGACTCCAGGGGATTCCTTCGGGGCAGTTCGAGGCGGTATTCAGGCGGTCGTCGCAGCGTGGATGGCCGTTGTGAGAGCCGTGAGCTGGCTCATAGCGCGAGTGGTTGCGCTTCTCGCGTTCGTCATCGGCTTCGTTCCCTACTCGATCGTACTGCGGCTCGTTCGGTTCGACCCTCTCGATCGCGATCTCGACCCGGAAGCGGAGTCGTACTGGTCCGAGACGGTGGCGACGAACCGAGAGCTAGACGAGTTCCGCAAGCAATACTGATGTACGTCCTCGGGATCTCCTGTTACTACCACGACGCGGCGGCCTGTCTGCTCGAAGACGAAGACGTCGTCGCGGCCGCGGCCGAAGAGCGGTTCAGCCGCGAGAAACACGACTCCTCGTTTCCTGACCAGGCAGTCGAGTACTGCTTACAGGAGGCGGACATCGACATTGGCGACGTGGACTACGTCGGCTTCTACGAGAAGCCCATCGAGAAGTTCGATCGCATCGTCGAGACGTTCACCGCTATCGCGCCCCGCGGGCTACGGTCGTATCTCGAGGGCATCCCACTGTGGATGCGAAAGCGTCTCTGGATGCGCAGCGACATCAAGGACCGTCTCGATTACGACGGCGAAGTCCTGTTCGGCCGGCATCACCAGTCACACGCAGCTAGCACCTTTTACGCGAGTCCGTTCGAAGAGGCCGCAGTGCTGACCGTCGACGGCGTAGGTGAGTGGAACACGACGACGTGGGGCGTCGGCCGCGACAAGGAGGTGGAGATCCGCGAGACGATCGATTTCCCTCATTCGCTGGGACTGCTCTACTCGGCGTTTACCGATTTCCTCGGCTTTGAGGTGAACAACGGCGAGTACAAGGTAATGGGGCTTGCCTCGTACGGCGACCCCGCCTACGCGGACGAGATCCGTGACGAACTTATCGACGTGAAGCCAGACGGTAGCTTCCGGCTGAACATGGACCATTTCAGCTATCTCCGGAAGCCCCGGATGACCGATGGTGCCTTCACGGACCTGTTCGGGATGCCGCGACGGAAACCCGATGATGATCTCGAAGATGAACACTTCGACGTCGCAGCGAGCGTCCAGACGGTTCTGGAGGAGGTGATCGAACGCCTCGCTGAGACGATTCACGAGCAAACCGACATGGACTACCTTTGTATGGCCGGCGGCGTTGCGCTCAATAGCGTCGCGAACGGACGCATCCTCACCGAGGGACCATTTGAGGACACGTTTATCCAACCGGCCGCGGGCGACGACGGTGGGGCATACGGCGTGGCCGCGAGCATCTATCACCAAGCGCTCGGCGAGGACCGTTCCGTTCCCTCAGACTCGACCGCCCGAATGAACGGGACGTATCTCGGCCCGTCGTTCGACCGAGCGGCGGTCGAGACAGCGGTCGACGACGCAGGAGACACTGTCAGTACCGAACGGTTCGAGGCTACAGACGCTCTTCACGCTGCGACGGCCGACAGACTCGCAGACGGACAGGTCGTCGGCATTTACCAAGGACGGATGGAGTGGGGACCGCGCGCGCTCGGTAACCGTAGTATCCTCGCCGACCCGCGGGACGGGGACATGCAGGACGTCGTCAACCGCAAGATCAAGTTCCGCGAGGGCTTTCGCCCGTTCGCGCCGACGGTCCTGGCGGACCACACAAACGAGTACTTTGACGCGCCACGGGAATCACCGTACATGCTGCAGGTGTTCGACGTGCACGATGAGAAACGCGACGTGATCCCGGCTGTGACGCACGTGGACGGCACCTCGCGGATTCAGACCATCGCGCGGTCGGACAACCCCACCTACTACGACGCGATCGATGCCTTCCGAGAGCGAACCGGCGTCCCGGTAGTGCTGAACACGTCGTTGAACCGGCGGGGCGAACCGATCGTCTGCACGCCGGCGGACGCCGTTGACTGTTTCACCGGGACGGAGATGGACGCACTCTGTCTCCCCGACGCCGATCTCCTCCTCACTGACGGTCCGGAGGCCGACGACCATCACGGGGCGGATGTAGCAAGATGACCGACGACGACTCTGACGGCCTCTTCGATGTAAGCGAACAGAACAGAGACCGGCTGTTGAACCTTGCTTTGATATTCATGAGTATCACCGTCGCGTTTGCCGGGCTCGAAGCGGGGCTTCGAGCCGGTGTGGTCCCGTACGATCGTAGCGTTTCCTCCGAGGATATTCACTGCTCCGGACCAGATGATCTCCACCAGTTCCACCCCGAGTATGGATGGACGCTCTCGCCAAATGCGACCTATCTCCGCCACTGGAAGAAGCCCGACGGTGAGGACGCTCGCTATCTCTATACGACCAACAGCGAAGGGTTCCGGGACACGTATGATTCCGGGGACCGACATGTCATCGTCGTGGGCGACTCGTTCACCGAAGGCGCCGGCGTCACGGAAGGTGGCCAGTACACGCATCTCCTTGACCGCTGGCTCCCGAACACCTCGTTCCAAACGTATGCGGCCGGCGGCTACGGGACCGATCAAGAGTTACTCGTCTACCGGAACGTCTCCGAACAATACGACCACGACCTCGTGATACTCGCATACTACTACGGCAACGACGCGAACAACAACGCCGGCAACGGATGGCCGCAGGGGCCGCGGCGTCCGCGATTCGAGCTTCGGAACGGCAGTCTCGTCCAGACGCACGAGCCAGTCGACCAGGTCCCATCGGATACCGCAGGCTTTCGTGATTACGGCGTCATCGGTGCGGTCCACGGGACACTCAGGGACCACAGCATGGCCTATGACTGGTCCTACCGGCGCATGCGAACGGTCGCAGCCAAGGCAGGTCTCTTCGGTGGTGGAGCAGACGACACGCCGTCACCACCAACCGGCGAAGAACGACGCTCCCAGCTGCAGTTGACCCGTGCCCTCCTCGATGAGATGAGTACCGAAGCGAGCAGCCACGATGCTGACGTTCTCGTGGTCGGCATACCCGCACGCGGTGAAGTCACACCCGACAATCCCGCTCATTATCCGACGGACCAGGGAATTCCCTATTATCAGGATCAACGACAGATGATACAGAACGCTGCATCGAATAACTCGAACCTCGCCTATCTCGACTTGAAGCCACGACTCGAACGGGAAATCGAGAATGGGGAACAGATATACGGACAGGAGGTAGCGAACGCCCACTTCATCGCGGACGGCTATCAGGTGATGGCCGAAACTATCTACCAGCACATCTCGGCCGCGGGATACGTCCCAAATCGCTCCGTCGACTACGATGAGGATTATCGTCAAACCGTGATGTCCTGTCCCGAATAATCACTTCGCGCTGCAGACCTCTCGCCACGCCTCGCGGAACCGTTCGACGTCGTACCGCTGTGCGCTCTCTTGAATATGGTTCGCGTTCCACTCTCGGTCGTACATCCGCTCGACAGCTTCTCGGAGGTTTTCTGCCCCGCGCTCGAACAGCACGCCGTTGTCGCCGTCCTGGATCTGCTGTTTCGTGAACCCCTCGGCGATGCCGACGACGGGTTTCCCGCTGGCGAGCGCTTCGACGGGGACGATCCCAAACGCTTCTCGGTCACTGTTGAACACGAGCGCGTCACAGTTAGCGAGCAGGTCTCGCTTCTCGTCTTCGGAGACGTAGCCGAGAACGTCGACATTCGGGCCGGCCGCCTCCCGTACGGCTGCCTCCTGCGGTCCGGTCCCGGCCACCTGCAACCGATACTCGGTCCCCGAGAGCGCCGTCACGAGTTCGACGACGCGTTTGGCGGGCGCAAGTCGTCCCACGTAGAGCAGATAACCGCCGTTCGCCTCGCAGTAATACCGGTCGGTATCGACCGGCGGGTAGATCACGTGGTCAGCAGTTCGGCTGTAGTAGGACCTCAGCCGCTCGCCGATCGTCTCGGAGGGCACGACGAACTCCTCGATGCGGGAGACCGTACTGACGTCGTGGACGCGGACACGTGATTGGTACCACCGCTTCAGCCATCCGACCAGCGCTGGCGCGTCGTTGTACCGCCCTGGGCCGAGGTCGAACAGCCACCGCGGAGGCATGTTCAAGAGGTGCACCCGGCGCTGATGGGGCTGCTGAATCACGGCTTTCGCCGCCTCGCTGACAGTGATGACTGTGTCGTGTTTGTCGGGGACTGCAAAGTCCTCGTACTCGAGGCTATTGACGATCGCCCCGATGGGGGCCCGGTCGAGAACCGCTCGCATCCAGTCGTTCCGCCGAAACTCGATGACGTCTGGGGCACGGCCGGAGCTGGTGTTAGGAAGTTCAACCGTCTGAACCGGTGTGTAAATCGGCGCGTCGATCGTGTCGGCAAGCTCGGCGACATAGCGTTCTAATCCACCGATCTTCTCGATTGGTTTGAAGATCAGACACGGATCTGTGGTGTTGGACACGTGGTCGTTCCCTGTTTCAACCTATCTATGAGGGAAAACAAGAAGATGAGGTTTCGACACCTCTACTGGGTTGCAAGCAGAACTCGGCTAGAGTTCATGGACCTCAACTAAGATGTTACTGGAGTATATTAAGCATTTCCAACAATCAATGACATATTCATGATGTATGTAAAATCAGTATCCGATATCTGTTATCTTAATCGGGAATGTCCTTTAACCAGTACTTCGAAAGCAATTTCGGGGGAGATAGATGAAAGAATCTCAAGACAGACGGGGGGCATACTGGAGAGTCTTACTTGGATGTGACCATCACCGGGGACGGACGACAGGCTACCATCGGCAGCGAGGAGAGTATGTCGAGTGACAGTACAGACCGAGAAGCGCAGGGTCCAGATGTGGAACCACTCGGTCGGGAGTCCACGAGGCACGCCGAAACGCCGTTCCTCTCGGCCGAGTCAGACGTAACCCCGACGCTGTCTATCGTGATGCCGACGCTCAACGAAGAAGACGGTATCCGGGAGTGTATACACCAGATCGAAGCGGCCGTGCAGGAGTTAGGTGTCACTGCAGAAGTCATCGTCAGCGATAGTTCGACCGATCGGACGCCGGAGATCGCTCACGAACTGGGGGCGATCGTGATCACTCCTGATCAACCAGGGTATGGGTACGCATATCGCTACGCATTCGAGCATGCCCGGGGTCGATATATCGCAATGGGTGATGCCGATACGACGTACGATTTTGCGGAGATCCCACGTCTCCTCCGGAAGTTAGTGGAGAGCGAGGCTGACATCGTCATGGGGAGTCGACTCAACGGCGAGATCAAGCCGGGAGCGATGCCCACACTACATCAATATATCGGAAATCCACTGCTGACGAGGTTCTTAAATACGTTCTACGGCGTCGGCATCAGCGACGCTCACAGCGGTTTCCGTCTCTTCACTCAGGAAGCGCTCGATATGATGGACCTGAAGACAGATGGGATGGAGTTCGCGAGCGAAATGGTTATGGAGGCGGGATCAAAGGGACTATCGATTGAGGAAGTGCCCATCGTCTATCACGAACGCAAAGGGGAGGAGACGCTAGACAGTTTTCAGGATGGCTGGCGTCACGTTCGCTTCATGCTCATGAACGCGCCGGGCTACTTGTTTTCGATACCAGCACTCGGCTTGTGCCTTCTCGGCGTGGCCACGATGATTGCGTCCGTATTCGATAGCCAACTAGTTGGTATTACGTTCGGTACACATACGGTAATCGCGGGTAGCCTCTTGACTATCGCAGGGTATCAGATGGGGAACTTAGCCCTTTTCAGCACTGTGACGGACACGATTCGGAAACCACGTGACCCTATCACAACTTGGATTACGGATAACGTTCGTCTCGAACACGGTGTCACCATGGGGACTGCACTCATCGCCGGCGGAAGCGCCTACGTTGCATACATGCTTGTCCGTTGGCTCGAAACAGGTTCACTTCCGTTCGTCATTGCGAACATGCTCGCCTTCACCGCAATTATTGTCGGTATTCAAACCATATTCTCATCGTTTTTCTTCAGTATGCTGCGGAAATATTGCTAACAAAGATTTTAGTGGGGGAGACACGGTAGCCAGATGCCCTGGTTCCGCTATTCTTTCTGCCTTAATGCCTCCCTCGGTGGATCGTGGATCAAGACTGGCTGTCCGACCGGCCGGTGTCACCGAAGTATACAGTCAGAAACGCCAGTAGCGACGCGATGCCGAACGAGTTCAGGAAGCCGTAGGAGTTGAATCCGGGACGCGGCTCTGCTCCCGTTAGGGCGACAAAGGGCCCTTGAAACGCAACCCCCAGAATTCCCTCTCCGAACGACACTTGTACTGGATATGTCAGTCCGATTCCGGCCCTACTAAATGGATAGAAGAGCGGTACTGGTCCCCCATCGATGAAATCTAACACCAGATGACTCATGATGAACGCGACTGTGAGACCACTGAGGATCATCTCTCCACGCCACTTGCGCTCTATCAATAGTAGCCCGAGGCTGATCGGAACGAGTACTGTTAGTGAGTGAAGGAGCCCAGGCTGTCCAAGCAGCTTGTCACTGTCCGCCAGTAAGCCGAAGCCTCCAAGCGCGAGGTACTGCGGCCGTTCGAATACGTCATCACACACTGCATACGCGATCGTCAACGGCAAAAAGACATGGGTGAGTGCATCCATCCCTACCCGTATCTCTGATGAGCTCACTCATTTAAGTATCCCAACGATTGGAGCCGGTCTTTCACTTCTTCTTCGTCGACCGGTTCGAAGTCCTCGTCTTCGGTTTCCTTCTCGACGCGGTAAAGCACCTCTTCCATCACATACGTGATGTAGTCTGCTGGCGTCTCGAATTCAGTCCGTGAAAGGCGATCTTCGACACGGGAAACGATGCGGTCAGGCAAATCAACGGATGTAGTCTCTTTGGAACTCATGCTGTTAGCTGTCTTTGGTATCAACGAAGGTTCTGATATATTTTGCTCCGATATGAAAAACGAGAACAGGATCTGGCCAATTCACTTCGCACGCTCCTGCAGCGATGCAGTTCGAATGCGCTCGTTGATCTCCTCCGCCGATGGGTTCTTCTCGGATACAGATGATATCCGACCATGGACAAATTCGAGCAGGTCTAACTCTTCAAGCAGACCCCGTGCACGGTCCCGACTGACACCCAGTTTGTTTTGAATCTCGTACAGTGTTCTGCTTGTCCGGACTGCTTCTTTGATCTCCTCGATGGTTACTGAGCCCGGAAGATCGAGATCCTCTTCGTCAAATTGATCAGCCTCTGTCATTCCGTCGGGGCTTGACTTCTGTTCCGCGCCGGAGTCTCCCTCATCCGCGATTGGCTCTTCGGTGGTATCTCCCTCATCCCTCTCCTCGGAGTCAGCGGTCTGTTCTTTCCTACTGGAATCCTCGTTGGCAGTATTGATTTCCGATGATGACACCGCGGCGAGTTGCGATGACTGTGTGGGTGAGGGTTCGTGGATGTCGTGTTCAATCATGTACTTCCGCACCGTTTGTGGGGTGACCTCGACGTCAAGTGCATCTCTCATCTCCGTAAATGTGTCACACTCGTCGTACACATCTTCCAGTGTATCGGGGTCCCGGTAGGGCGGGAGATCCCGTCCGTTGCTGTGGTCATCTGTATCCTCGGCAACTGTCCCGCTCGCGTTTGGGCTTTCTTCCTCACCAACAGCGTCTCGATCTTTCCCGTTTTCCTTATAGTCCGATTCTGCCTCCACAATGGGATCGTCTTTAGTGCCGGTATCAGAGTCTGATCCGGTTGTACTGTCTGCACAGCCTTCAGTCTCCGTCTCAATAGCGAGTTGAAGATCTATACCCTCACCGGACACGTGGGCATCCTGGGTTCGTATCTGAATGTCTTCTCTATCCTCGACTGCTAATGGGATCTGGATGTCGAGGCCAACAGCCATCGTCGAGTCCGTCAGTACTTCTCCCTCGTCGATGGCGACTCCGATATCTTCGCCCTCGATGGACTCCACTGCTTCGACGACATCCGCAACCTTTCGAAGTGAGTTTGCGAACGTCATTCTATGGATCCATGTCGGATTCTTCTCTATGTTGGTCGGAATGAATCACCTGCGTAAATGGCAGAGTATTCCCTGTACTGGACCCCTGCACTGGCGTGTTGCCACACTCAACGCACACATACTGCCCGTCGATCGTTGCGGCGGCGGGTGCATTGCACGAAATGCATTTCACGCCGGCATTCCTCACCCCTCTTGGATAGCGCCCCATTGTTTTGTTGCTAAACTCGTGATCTGTGGTTCCATTAGTACGATGCTTGTTAACGCTTCGCTGTTTTCATAACTGATAATCAGCAATTCAGATTCTACGAGGTTTTTAGTAAATTCACTCACTGAATCTCTGTTCGAGTAACGAACAAGGTATATAATAGTTACTGCTTTTACACGATTGAGGTGAAGCCATATCACCTCCGGAACAGGGATGGAATTCGGGTCTAAAGATATAACCAATAAATATTTAGATAAATTTTATAAATATTGCATAGAAATACTTATACAAAATTGTGACCGGTCTAGCGATAGTCTCTCTATCGACTACTTCGAGAATATCATGGCTTGAAATTCACCATCCACAACGGGCGATCGAGCCATTATCATCCGTGAGCGTCCCGGGACTGCCCCAGCAGTCCGTTATCCCCGTCTCGATCCGCTTGTTGACCCCGTCTAGGTGGGTGCGTGTTGGCGTGATCGGAAGCCGGATTGGACTTGAGAGGAAACACTATCGAGGTGTCCAATCCAACATACGGTATTCGCAGAGGTACTCGGCGTTGTCGTACCCTCGCAGGTGTGCGACGACCGATAGCGCGTTGGGAACATATTTTCGTACTCCTGCTCCTCCGGGGACCGTAGACCGATTGGTCGTCGGCAGGTACTTTCATTCTGGACACCGGTTAGTATCGTCACGAAAGCGCTTCCTCCGCGTCGTGCGCTAATTAGTCGTGCCTTTGCCCGCAAACACGCTATTAACGGGCGCGGTGTCGACAAAAAGGACGTTGTGTTCGCTTAGAATCCCGATCTGCGTACTAGTGACAGGCAGATAGTCGTATAAGGGGCTAACAACGTTCGAGCAGTCTCGGGGAGTAGACGAGATTCCCGTGAAGAAAGCGTTCACTGTCCTCTGGCCAAAGCTGATCGAGTGAATAGTTGGCAATCCATTCTGTGAAACCTGATTGGGAACAGTTCAGTAGTCGTAGGTGGAACCCATACCGCTTGGCCACCGTCCCATCACAGCACCGATCACTGTCCCCACCCCGCCACAGGTAACGGCTGAGAAACACCGACGTCCGGCTCTGATTACTTCCACTTCGCTTTACGGGCATTTATGCGGGTCTCCGTAGTAGCAAGGATCGAGGGTACTGCACCCTCTGAGAGGCGCTCCAGAGAACTGATCCCCTTTCAACCGGAAGCACACGATGAGCAGGCCAACCCCACTCGGTCGATGTCCGCGATGCCAGTCCCAGATTCCTCCGTCGTTCCAACTGGTCGAGTACGAAGTCGACGACCAGGCGAGATGCTACGCCGAGTGTCCTGACTGCAACGACGTCGTCCGGCCGTCGTAGTCACGTCGAGCGGGGATCACCGGACGAGGTAGCCAGCCACGGCTTCGTCCCCGTTGGCAGTGCCTGACGCTACGCCGTTGAAGAATACGTCCACCCGCCGTGGCGAGGGCCTCGGAGCAGCATGAACGAGCGTACAGACGGGCGGCACAGCCGTTCGTCCTGTATCACTGCAGCGGATGAGCCGCAAGAACGGGGACGACGGCACGTTCACGATGAGTAATTCGCAGGCATTCTCGGCGGCTACAGCGGGAGGAGTCGGCCGTCATCGGGCGGGACGTAAGCAGGGTGGATATCGCCGGACCGACACTTCAGGCGCACAAACACGCTCTCAAACCGTCACCGAGCTCGTCCACTGAGCGGCGAGCTGTTCCGCGTCGGTCCGGAACTATGCATACGTCCGTTCGGCCCATCCCGAACATCCGAACCGGTCGTCTCGGCGAGACACTCGGGAACCTCGTCGTTGTCGACGCCGATCTGAACGGTGTCGTCGGTCAGCCTCAGGTAGAACAGGACCGGCCGGTTGGCCACAAACAGCCCGCAGCGATCCGACTCGAGGAGGGCTTCGACGGGCTCGCGGTAGTTCGGGTCGG containing:
- a CDS encoding glycosyltransferase family 2 protein → MASNSDETVSVVIPTYYRNDELDAAVESVFAQRYDPIEIVVVDDSGEAHAAPVVADDDRVTYVPLEENRGPYAAREIGIERSTGRYVQLLDDDDRLLPGKLEAQVPRLRSNSDVGVAYCGLRWEDGPTVHPDPTVRGDVLEDALQFSTSPAMMGTMLVERSVLEALLPFPNRHGADDIGLKIELARQTDFDYVDEVLLVRGRSSNSVGTSWDAIEGRHEILSSYANLYAEYPDAWRRALAETYLVSGQFRLNDRIWSPAAIADFARALYHAPGLPPVYLGSLIAALFGRGVYRRSRSLYSSIALGDERAGKTM
- a CDS encoding DUF5989 family protein: MKKVSTVREVFGFLRERKKYWLGPLIVMLALFGALIVAGETSGLGPLVYPFF
- a CDS encoding carbamoyltransferase family protein, whose protein sequence is MYVLGISCYYHDAAACLLEDEDVVAAAAEERFSREKHDSSFPDQAVEYCLQEADIDIGDVDYVGFYEKPIEKFDRIVETFTAIAPRGLRSYLEGIPLWMRKRLWMRSDIKDRLDYDGEVLFGRHHQSHAASTFYASPFEEAAVLTVDGVGEWNTTTWGVGRDKEVEIRETIDFPHSLGLLYSAFTDFLGFEVNNGEYKVMGLASYGDPAYADEIRDELIDVKPDGSFRLNMDHFSYLRKPRMTDGAFTDLFGMPRRKPDDDLEDEHFDVAASVQTVLEEVIERLAETIHEQTDMDYLCMAGGVALNSVANGRILTEGPFEDTFIQPAAGDDGGAYGVAASIYHQALGEDRSVPSDSTARMNGTYLGPSFDRAAVETAVDDAGDTVSTERFEATDALHAATADRLADGQVVGIYQGRMEWGPRALGNRSILADPRDGDMQDVVNRKIKFREGFRPFAPTVLADHTNEYFDAPRESPYMLQVFDVHDEKRDVIPAVTHVDGTSRIQTIARSDNPTYYDAIDAFRERTGVPVVLNTSLNRRGEPIVCTPADAVDCFTGTEMDALCLPDADLLLTDGPEADDHHGADVAR
- a CDS encoding SGNH/GDSL hydrolase family protein codes for the protein MTDDDSDGLFDVSEQNRDRLLNLALIFMSITVAFAGLEAGLRAGVVPYDRSVSSEDIHCSGPDDLHQFHPEYGWTLSPNATYLRHWKKPDGEDARYLYTTNSEGFRDTYDSGDRHVIVVGDSFTEGAGVTEGGQYTHLLDRWLPNTSFQTYAAGGYGTDQELLVYRNVSEQYDHDLVILAYYYGNDANNNAGNGWPQGPRRPRFELRNGSLVQTHEPVDQVPSDTAGFRDYGVIGAVHGTLRDHSMAYDWSYRRMRTVAAKAGLFGGGADDTPSPPTGEERRSQLQLTRALLDEMSTEASSHDADVLVVGIPARGEVTPDNPAHYPTDQGIPYYQDQRQMIQNAASNNSNLAYLDLKPRLEREIENGEQIYGQEVANAHFIADGYQVMAETIYQHISAAGYVPNRSVDYDEDYRQTVMSCPE
- a CDS encoding glycosyltransferase — encoded protein: MSNTTDPCLIFKPIEKIGGLERYVAELADTIDAPIYTPVQTVELPNTSSGRAPDVIEFRRNDWMRAVLDRAPIGAIVNSLEYEDFAVPDKHDTVITVSEAAKAVIQQPHQRRVHLLNMPPRWLFDLGPGRYNDAPALVGWLKRWYQSRVRVHDVSTVSRIEEFVVPSETIGERLRSYYSRTADHVIYPPVDTDRYYCEANGGYLLYVGRLAPAKRVVELVTALSGTEYRLQVAGTGPQEAAVREAAGPNVDVLGYVSEDEKRDLLANCDALVFNSDREAFGIVPVEALASGKPVVGIAEGFTKQQIQDGDNGVLFERGAENLREAVERMYDREWNANHIQESAQRYDVERFREAWREVCSAK
- a CDS encoding glycosyltransferase family 2 protein, with protein sequence MSSDSTDREAQGPDVEPLGRESTRHAETPFLSAESDVTPTLSIVMPTLNEEDGIRECIHQIEAAVQELGVTAEVIVSDSSTDRTPEIAHELGAIVITPDQPGYGYAYRYAFEHARGRYIAMGDADTTYDFAEIPRLLRKLVESEADIVMGSRLNGEIKPGAMPTLHQYIGNPLLTRFLNTFYGVGISDAHSGFRLFTQEALDMMDLKTDGMEFASEMVMEAGSKGLSIEEVPIVYHERKGEETLDSFQDGWRHVRFMLMNAPGYLFSIPALGLCLLGVATMIASVFDSQLVGITFGTHTVIAGSLLTIAGYQMGNLALFSTVTDTIRKPRDPITTWITDNVRLEHGVTMGTALIAGGSAYVAYMLVRWLETGSLPFVIANMLAFTAIIVGIQTIFSSFFFSMLRKYC
- a CDS encoding metal-dependent hydrolase, whose amino-acid sequence is MDALTHVFLPLTIAYAVCDDVFERPQYLALGGFGLLADSDKLLGQPGLLHSLTVLVPISLGLLLIERKWRGEMILSGLTVAFIMSHLVLDFIDGGPVPLFYPFSRAGIGLTYPVQVSFGEGILGVAFQGPFVALTGAEPRPGFNSYGFLNSFGIASLLAFLTVYFGDTGRSDSQS
- a CDS encoding DUF7837 family putative zinc-binding protein, with translation MSRPTPLGRCPRCQSQIPPSFQLVEYEVDDQARCYAECPDCNDVVRPS